A stretch of Allostreptomyces psammosilenae DNA encodes these proteins:
- a CDS encoding IclR family transcriptional regulator: protein MAPASPPVAAVSGGGSQVKSAVRTVELLEYFAGRPGMHSLAEVQAEVKYPKSSLYMLLRTLVELGWVETDITGTRYGIGVRALLVGTSYIDGDAVVGAARSVLDRLAEETTETIHLARLDGPNVVYLATRQSQHYLRPFTRVGRRLPAHSTSLGKALLATCTDDQVRRLLPERLEPLTEHTITDREQLIAELADIRRRGYAVDREENTLGLRCFGVAVRYRTPARDAISCSVPVARLTPERERAVTEALVYAGEMLELATRRL, encoded by the coding sequence ATGGCGCCAGCGTCACCCCCCGTGGCCGCGGTGAGCGGCGGTGGTTCGCAGGTGAAGTCAGCCGTGCGGACGGTCGAGTTGCTGGAGTACTTCGCCGGTCGGCCCGGCATGCACAGCCTCGCCGAGGTGCAGGCGGAGGTGAAGTATCCGAAGTCCAGCCTGTACATGCTGCTGCGCACGCTGGTGGAGCTGGGCTGGGTGGAGACCGACATCACCGGGACCCGGTACGGGATCGGGGTGCGGGCCCTGCTGGTGGGCACCTCCTACATCGACGGCGACGCGGTGGTGGGCGCGGCCCGCTCGGTGCTGGACCGGCTGGCCGAGGAGACCACCGAGACCATCCACCTGGCCCGGCTGGACGGGCCGAACGTGGTGTACCTGGCCACCCGGCAGTCCCAGCACTACCTGCGGCCGTTCACCCGGGTCGGCCGCCGGCTGCCCGCGCACAGCACCTCCCTCGGCAAGGCGCTGCTGGCCACCTGCACCGACGACCAGGTGCGCCGGCTGCTGCCGGAACGGCTGGAGCCGCTGACCGAGCACACCATCACCGACCGGGAGCAGCTGATCGCCGAGCTGGCGGACATCCGGCGCCGCGGCTACGCGGTGGACCGCGAGGAGAACACCCTGGGTCTGCGCTGCTTCGGTGTCGCGGTGCGGTACCGCACGCCGGCCCGGGACGCCATCAGCTGCTCGGTGCCGGTCGCCCGGCTGACCCCGGAACGCGAGCGGGCGGTCACCGAGGCCCTGGTCTACGCCGGCGAGATGCTGGAACTCGCCACCCGACGGCTGTGA
- a CDS encoding pectate lyase family protein, with product MRTTTRALVSAACCLTVLGALAPAAAAGGRHQAVPAGYERLARQPLADGDGWASADGGTTGGSAATPEQVFVVDDRAELVAALGGDNASNGANDTPKIIYLRGTIDANTDDAGNPLSCADYATDGYSLEAYLAAYDPAVWGRDSEPSGPLEEARLASQRRQAERVQIRVGSNTTIIGLGDDARLLGGNLLLRGVDNVIIRNVTFEDAADCFPQWDPTDGSTGNWNSEYDTVTVHSSTHVWVDHSTFTDGRNPDSELPHYYGRIWQQHDGLLDITHGSDLVTLSWNRFADHGKTHLIGSTNSPTYDVGKLRVTLHHNSYANVEERAPRVRYGQVDVYNNLYTVGAEAAYAYGIGVGVRSQIVAERNFFVLEGERGAADVLYNWGGTAISESGNIVDGRPVSLRSAFNAANPDLALGDDAGWTPTLRTHVHPAWAVPALVGFGAGAGRL from the coding sequence GTGCGCACCACCACAAGGGCCCTCGTCTCCGCCGCCTGCTGCCTGACCGTCCTCGGCGCCCTGGCGCCCGCGGCGGCGGCCGGCGGCCGTCACCAGGCCGTGCCCGCCGGGTACGAACGCCTCGCCCGGCAGCCCCTGGCGGACGGCGACGGATGGGCCTCCGCGGACGGCGGCACCACCGGAGGCTCGGCCGCCACCCCCGAGCAGGTCTTCGTCGTGGACGACCGGGCCGAACTCGTCGCGGCGCTCGGCGGCGACAACGCCAGCAACGGCGCCAACGACACCCCGAAGATCATCTACCTGCGCGGCACCATCGACGCCAACACCGACGACGCCGGCAACCCGCTGAGCTGCGCGGACTACGCCACCGACGGCTACTCGCTGGAGGCGTACCTGGCCGCCTACGACCCGGCCGTCTGGGGCCGCGACAGCGAGCCCTCCGGCCCGCTGGAGGAGGCTCGGCTCGCCTCGCAGCGGCGCCAGGCCGAGCGGGTGCAGATCCGGGTCGGCTCCAACACCACGATCATCGGCCTCGGCGACGACGCCCGGCTGCTCGGCGGCAACCTGCTGCTGCGCGGTGTGGACAACGTCATCATCCGCAACGTCACCTTCGAGGACGCCGCCGACTGCTTCCCGCAGTGGGACCCCACCGACGGCTCCACCGGCAACTGGAACTCCGAGTACGACACCGTCACCGTGCACAGCTCCACCCACGTGTGGGTGGACCACTCCACCTTCACCGACGGTCGCAACCCCGACTCCGAGCTGCCCCACTACTACGGGCGCATCTGGCAGCAGCACGACGGACTGCTGGACATCACCCACGGCTCGGACCTGGTGACCCTGAGCTGGAACCGGTTCGCCGACCACGGCAAGACCCACCTCATCGGCAGCACCAACAGTCCCACCTACGACGTGGGCAAGCTGCGGGTGACCCTCCACCACAACTCCTACGCCAACGTGGAGGAGCGCGCCCCGCGGGTCCGCTACGGACAGGTGGACGTCTACAACAACCTCTACACGGTGGGCGCCGAGGCGGCCTACGCGTACGGCATCGGGGTCGGCGTGCGCTCCCAGATCGTCGCCGAGCGGAACTTCTTCGTGCTGGAGGGCGAACGCGGCGCCGCCGACGTCCTCTACAACTGGGGGGGCACCGCGATCAGCGAGTCGGGCAACATCGTCGACGGCCGCCCGGTCTCCCTGCGGTCCGCCTTCAACGCCGCGAACCCGGACCTCGCCCTCGGCGACGACGCCGGCTGGACGCCCACCCTGCGCACCCACGTCCACCCCGCCTGGGCGGTGCCGGCCCTGGTCGGTTTCGGTGCCGGTGCCGGCCGGCTGTGA
- a CDS encoding aldose epimerase family protein has protein sequence MTTIPPGATGPAPAPAGAGAAAEVTTEPFDRLPDGRTVHAHTLRAGDLTVRLLDLGARIHSVLAPDREGRPGEVVVGCDSAADYLGGGRFFGAVVGRFANRIGGARFTLDGVEHRLPANRGALTLHGGDGGFHSRLWPARTSLTADGTGARVAFTRTSPDGEEGFPGNLHTTVQYTLTPDGRLTMDLWATTDRPTVINLANHVYYNLAGVDTGDGGGAATIDDHLLLLRAAHFTPVDATLLPTGEIRPTAGTPLDFTTPTPVGARLGDAHEQLRLAGGYDHNMVLDGAPTGPNGPDAESDAGTDPDGPADPPLAAQLHDPFSGRTLTLSTTEPGLQFYSGNLLDGTLTGRAGHPVGPRAGLCLETQHFPDSPNHPEFPTTELRPGQEFRSRTVMHFTTGLPEGW, from the coding sequence ATGACGACCATCCCACCGGGTGCCACCGGCCCCGCCCCCGCTCCGGCGGGGGCGGGAGCCGCGGCCGAGGTGACCACCGAGCCGTTCGACCGCCTGCCGGACGGGCGCACCGTCCACGCGCACACCCTGCGCGCCGGCGACCTGACCGTCCGGCTGCTGGATCTGGGTGCGCGGATCCACTCCGTTCTGGCGCCGGACCGGGAGGGCCGGCCGGGTGAGGTGGTGGTCGGGTGCGACAGCGCGGCCGACTACCTCGGCGGGGGGCGGTTCTTCGGTGCGGTGGTGGGCCGGTTCGCCAACCGGATCGGTGGTGCCCGGTTCACCCTGGACGGCGTCGAGCACCGGCTGCCGGCCAACCGGGGCGCGCTCACCCTGCACGGCGGCGACGGCGGCTTCCACAGCCGGCTGTGGCCGGCCCGGACCTCGCTGACCGCGGACGGCACCGGCGCCCGGGTCGCCTTCACCCGCACCAGCCCCGACGGCGAGGAGGGCTTCCCGGGGAACCTGCACACCACCGTCCAGTACACCCTCACCCCGGACGGCCGCCTGACCATGGACCTGTGGGCCACCACGGACCGGCCCACCGTGATCAACCTGGCCAACCACGTCTACTACAACCTCGCCGGGGTGGACACCGGAGACGGCGGGGGAGCGGCCACCATCGACGACCACCTCCTCCTGCTGCGCGCCGCGCACTTCACCCCCGTCGACGCCACCCTCCTGCCCACCGGAGAGATCCGGCCCACCGCCGGCACCCCGCTGGACTTCACCACCCCCACCCCGGTCGGCGCCCGCCTGGGCGACGCGCACGAACAACTCCGCCTGGCCGGCGGCTACGACCACAACATGGTCCTCGACGGCGCCCCCACCGGCCCGAACGGTCCGGACGCCGAGTCCGACGCCGGGACGGACCCGGACGGCCCGGCGGATCCGCCGCTCGCCGCCCAGCTGCACGATCCGTTCTCTGGCCGCACCCTCACCCTGTCCACCACCGAACCCGGCCTGCAGTTCTACTCCGGCAACCTCCTCGACGGCACACTGACCGGCCGCGCCGGCCACCCCGTCGGCCCCCGCGCCGGACTGTGCCTGGAAACCCAGCACTTCCCCGACTCACCCAACCACCCCGAATTCCCCACCACCGAACTCCGACCCGGCCAGGAATTCCGCTCCCGAACCGTCATGCACTTCACCACCGGACTTCCCGAAGGATGGTGA
- a CDS encoding NAD-dependent epimerase/dehydratase family protein yields MTGSSGRLGRCVAAVLVGAGMEVVGVDTAPAPAGPYRTVLPGFLPADLTDLGEAFEAMVRFRPAAVVHLAAIATPFSRSDAFTYRVNTQLAFNVLEAAAGTGVGRVVVASSPTVVGYGAPGGWVPRYLPLDEDHPSEPWNAYSLSKLAAEEAMRTFARTGGDRSRYAAFRPCFVVAPEDWEGAPTQTGHTIRERLDDVELSGRALFNYVDGRDAAELVLRLLHRLPDIPSGEVFYAGAADALAREPLADLLPAAHPGTAGHAKALTGTTPAFSIAKAQRLLGWHPRHSWRDHLD; encoded by the coding sequence GTGACGGGGAGTTCGGGTCGTCTGGGTCGGTGTGTGGCGGCGGTGTTGGTGGGGGCGGGGATGGAGGTGGTCGGGGTGGACACCGCTCCGGCCCCGGCCGGCCCGTACCGCACGGTGCTGCCGGGGTTCCTTCCGGCGGATCTGACGGATCTGGGTGAGGCGTTCGAGGCGATGGTGCGGTTCCGCCCGGCGGCGGTGGTGCACCTGGCGGCGATCGCCACTCCGTTCAGCCGCTCGGACGCGTTCACCTACCGGGTGAACACGCAGTTGGCGTTCAACGTGCTGGAGGCCGCCGCGGGCACGGGGGTGGGCCGTGTCGTGGTGGCCAGCAGCCCGACCGTGGTCGGCTACGGCGCGCCGGGTGGCTGGGTCCCGCGCTACCTGCCGCTGGACGAGGACCACCCCAGCGAGCCGTGGAACGCCTACAGCCTGTCCAAGCTGGCCGCCGAGGAGGCCATGCGGACCTTCGCCCGCACCGGTGGCGACCGCTCCCGCTACGCCGCCTTCCGGCCCTGTTTCGTGGTCGCCCCGGAGGACTGGGAGGGCGCACCCACCCAGACCGGGCACACCATCCGCGAGCGCTTGGACGACGTCGAGTTGTCTGGTCGTGCCCTGTTCAACTACGTCGACGGGCGGGACGCGGCGGAGCTGGTGCTGCGGCTGCTGCACCGGCTGCCGGACATTCCCAGCGGCGAGGTGTTCTACGCCGGGGCCGCCGACGCCCTGGCCCGCGAGCCCTTGGCCGACCTGCTGCCGGCCGCCCACCCGGGCACGGCGGGGCATGCCAAGGCGCTCACCGGCACCACCCCGGCCTTCTCCATCGCCAAGGCCCAACGCCTCCTCGGCTGGCACCCCCGACACAGCTGGCGCGACCACCTCGACTAG
- a CDS encoding sensor histidine kinase, whose product MTPPTGRPLPFPSGASPLPIPSPPALPPHPPLPPGAGGPGARGPGGAGSTGPAPGWRGLPARLARRLNRVPLRARLAALTAAAVALAVAACAVAAWFIVRDQLNERLDESLATYDISPRQLQNQLTACSGGVEVPSPPSPVTVQIVTAEGDSCVGANMIPVRVTDSDLTVAAEGPRAELGPYTPEPGEFRQGTSADGTETMRVLVRPLGGGGALLIAQSTASMEAALDNLVRLLALAAGAGAGVAAVLGLLVARGALAPVHRLTGAIEYLTRTGDLRTRVPVEGDDEVARLSRSFNAMTTALDASRARERDLVADAGHELRTPLTSLRANVDLLLRSERTGRTLPTEQRVRLLDQVKEQLVEMSTLVGDLLELSRPEGERHSTPVKVVPLHSTVEQAVRRARLRGSGITIDTDLGHWYVRSDPAMLERAVLNLLDNAVKFSPPGGRVEVRLRHGELTVRDHGIGIDPADAPHVFERFWRSPSARGLPGSGLGLSIVAQVVRDAGGTVALAPADDGGGGTVATVRLPGWATGGDADAATATGATGVSGAPGLPRATGVPGVLGVPGVPGGERDRRVPDGPVTPIRAVTPARPPQPARRPGPADGRGEGTGDGAAEEPPRS is encoded by the coding sequence ATGACCCCACCGACCGGCCGCCCGCTGCCCTTCCCCTCCGGCGCCTCCCCGCTGCCCATCCCCTCACCTCCGGCGCTGCCGCCGCACCCACCGCTCCCCCCGGGGGCCGGCGGCCCGGGCGCGAGGGGCCCCGGCGGCGCCGGCTCCACGGGACCGGCGCCCGGCTGGCGCGGGCTGCCGGCGCGGCTGGCCCGCCGGCTGAACCGGGTGCCGCTGCGGGCCCGGCTGGCCGCGCTCACCGCGGCCGCCGTCGCCCTGGCCGTCGCGGCGTGCGCGGTCGCCGCCTGGTTCATCGTCCGCGACCAGCTGAACGAGCGGCTCGACGAGTCGCTCGCCACCTACGACATCTCGCCCCGCCAGCTGCAGAACCAGCTGACGGCCTGCTCCGGCGGCGTCGAGGTGCCCTCCCCGCCCTCGCCGGTCACCGTCCAGATCGTCACCGCCGAGGGGGACAGCTGCGTCGGGGCCAACATGATCCCGGTGCGGGTCACCGACTCCGACCTCACGGTCGCCGCCGAGGGGCCCCGGGCGGAGCTCGGGCCGTACACCCCCGAGCCCGGTGAGTTCCGCCAGGGCACCAGCGCCGACGGCACCGAGACCATGCGGGTCCTGGTGCGCCCGCTGGGCGGCGGCGGCGCGCTGCTGATCGCCCAGTCCACCGCCAGCATGGAGGCCGCGCTGGACAACCTCGTCCGGCTGCTGGCGCTGGCCGCCGGGGCCGGCGCGGGGGTCGCCGCCGTGCTGGGCCTGCTGGTCGCCCGGGGCGCCCTGGCCCCCGTGCACCGCCTCACCGGGGCCATCGAGTACCTCACCCGCACCGGCGACCTGCGCACCCGGGTCCCCGTGGAGGGCGACGACGAGGTGGCCCGGCTGAGCCGCTCGTTCAACGCCATGACCACCGCGCTGGACGCCTCGCGGGCCCGCGAACGGGACCTCGTGGCCGACGCCGGCCACGAGCTGCGCACCCCGCTCACCAGCCTGCGGGCCAACGTGGACCTGCTGCTGCGCAGCGAGCGCACCGGACGGACCCTCCCCACCGAGCAGCGGGTGCGGCTGCTGGACCAGGTCAAGGAGCAGCTGGTGGAGATGTCCACGCTGGTGGGGGACCTGCTGGAGCTCTCCCGACCCGAGGGGGAGCGGCACAGCACGCCGGTGAAGGTGGTGCCGCTGCACTCCACCGTGGAGCAGGCGGTGCGGCGCGCCCGGCTGCGCGGCAGCGGGATCACGATCGACACCGACCTCGGGCACTGGTACGTGCGCAGCGACCCGGCCATGCTGGAGCGGGCGGTGCTCAACCTGCTGGACAACGCCGTGAAGTTCTCGCCCCCGGGCGGGCGGGTGGAGGTACGGCTGCGCCACGGCGAGCTGACCGTGCGGGACCACGGCATCGGCATCGACCCGGCGGACGCCCCGCACGTCTTCGAACGATTCTGGCGGTCGCCGTCCGCCCGCGGCCTTCCCGGCTCGGGGCTCGGGCTGTCCATCGTGGCGCAGGTGGTGCGGGACGCCGGGGGAACGGTGGCCCTCGCCCCCGCCGACGACGGTGGCGGCGGTACGGTGGCGACCGTCCGGCTGCCGGGGTGGGCGACCGGCGGCGACGCCGACGCCGCCACCGCGACGGGAGCGACCGGGGTGTCGGGCGCGCCGGGGTTGCCGCGTGCGACGGGTGTGCCTGGTGTGCTGGGTGTACCTGGTGTGCCGGGAGGCGAACGGGACCGCCGTGTGCCGGACGGGCCGGTCACCCCCATCCGGGCGGTCACCCCGGCCAGGCCGCCCCAGCCCGCGCGGCGACCCGGCCCGGCCGACGGACGAGGCGAAGGAACCGGAGACGGCGCAGCGGAGGAACCACCCCGATCATGA
- a CDS encoding pirin family protein, with translation MTPHPTGPRRATVHRAADRYTIEDGEARLTSHHSFSFTGYYDPDNTHHGSLLSHAEHLVRPGGGFDTHRHRDMEIVTWVLAGVLEHRDDSGERRLVGPGRVQRLSAGAGVRHSERNASATEPLRFVQMWLAPERAGTPPAYELGPLPPDGPAGAVVASGAGLVPLASGMPQHAGGGAVRLGRRDAALHLGRPAADGPALLLPDAPYLHVFVTRGAVEVWLPGEEAVAGEAVGDAGVEAGVQDAGLVASEGSGAADVSEALSGVSGGRLRLAAGDALRLTGRAPGAVVRTTAREPVELLVWEMHGTL, from the coding sequence ATGACCCCCCACCCCACCGGGCCGCGCCGCGCCACCGTGCACCGCGCCGCCGACCGCTACACCATCGAGGACGGCGAAGCCCGGCTCACCTCCCACCACTCCTTCTCGTTCACCGGCTACTACGACCCGGACAACACCCACCACGGCTCGCTGCTGTCACACGCCGAACACCTGGTGCGCCCGGGCGGGGGATTCGACACCCACCGGCACCGTGACATGGAGATCGTCACCTGGGTGCTGGCCGGCGTGCTGGAGCACCGCGACGACTCCGGGGAGCGCCGGCTGGTCGGGCCGGGGCGGGTCCAGCGGCTCTCGGCCGGCGCCGGGGTGCGGCACAGCGAGCGCAACGCCTCGGCGACCGAGCCGCTGCGGTTCGTGCAGATGTGGCTGGCGCCGGAGCGGGCCGGCACGCCGCCCGCGTACGAGCTGGGGCCGCTGCCGCCGGACGGCCCGGCCGGGGCCGTGGTCGCCTCCGGGGCCGGACTGGTGCCGCTGGCCTCGGGGATGCCCCAGCACGCCGGGGGCGGCGCGGTTCGCCTCGGGCGGCGGGACGCCGCGCTACACCTCGGGCGCCCCGCGGCGGACGGGCCCGCCCTGCTGCTGCCGGACGCCCCCTACCTGCATGTCTTCGTGACGCGCGGGGCGGTGGAGGTGTGGCTGCCGGGTGAGGAGGCTGTGGCTGGTGAGGCAGTCGGCGATGCCGGCGTGGAGGCTGGGGTGCAGGACGCCGGCCTGGTGGCCTCGGAGGGCTCGGGGGCCGCGGATGTCTCGGAGGCGCTCTCGGGTGTTTCGGGCGGCCGTCTGCGGTTGGCGGCGGGCGACGCCCTCCGCCTCACCGGCCGAGCGCCGGGCGCCGTGGTTCGGACGACGGCGCGGGAGCCGGTGGAACTGCTGGTCTGGGAGATGCACGGCACCCTGTGA
- a CDS encoding carbohydrate ABC transporter permease, with the protein MSTQHLHGASLAPSAVDTAPGKEPSAAPGPTGRAGAGGRRTGRRRPGNAPRRWEIYLPLGLYLLFTLVPFYWMLVFALRPNGSTSLLPWPITFEHFETVWYDLGYSTFFWNSVWVGVASLFTTTVIALAGGYALARYPFRGRNIFLLALLCTQFIPGAMMLIPLFEIFRTLGLINSLWSLVVAETVFQLPLSLILISGFVRNIPMELEEAAWVDGCSRFQAFRAIVLPMLTPGLIAVGSFAFIGAWNNFLFALMFVNEQESYTIPVGLSYTLGEYSVDFGALAAGGVVAALPVVAIFAVIQRYLVRGMSAGAVKG; encoded by the coding sequence ATGAGCACGCAGCACCTGCACGGCGCGTCGCTCGCCCCGTCCGCCGTGGACACCGCCCCCGGCAAGGAGCCGTCCGCCGCCCCCGGACCGACCGGCCGCGCCGGCGCCGGAGGCCGCCGCACGGGCCGCCGCCGCCCCGGCAACGCGCCGAGGCGCTGGGAGATCTACCTCCCGCTCGGCCTGTACCTGCTGTTCACCCTGGTGCCGTTCTACTGGATGCTGGTGTTCGCGCTCCGGCCCAACGGCTCCACCTCGCTGCTGCCCTGGCCGATCACCTTCGAGCACTTCGAGACGGTCTGGTACGACCTCGGCTACTCCACCTTCTTCTGGAACAGCGTCTGGGTCGGCGTCGCCTCCCTGTTCACCACCACGGTGATCGCGCTGGCCGGCGGCTACGCCCTGGCCCGCTACCCGTTCCGGGGACGCAACATCTTCCTGCTGGCCCTGCTGTGCACCCAGTTCATCCCCGGCGCGATGATGCTCATCCCGCTGTTCGAGATCTTCCGCACCCTGGGCCTGATCAACAGCCTGTGGTCGCTGGTGGTCGCCGAGACCGTCTTCCAGCTGCCGCTGTCGCTCATCCTGATCAGCGGCTTCGTCCGGAACATCCCGATGGAGCTGGAGGAGGCCGCCTGGGTGGACGGCTGCTCCCGGTTCCAGGCGTTCCGCGCCATCGTGCTGCCCATGCTCACGCCCGGCCTGATCGCGGTGGGCTCCTTCGCCTTCATCGGCGCCTGGAACAACTTCCTGTTCGCCCTGATGTTCGTCAACGAGCAGGAGTCGTACACGATCCCGGTCGGCCTGAGCTACACCCTCGGCGAGTACAGCGTCGACTTCGGCGCCCTCGCGGCCGGCGGCGTCGTCGCGGCCCTGCCGGTGGTGGCGATCTTCGCGGTGATCCAGCGCTACCTGGTGCGCGGCATGTCCGCCGGCGCGGTGAAGGGGTGA
- a CDS encoding carbohydrate ABC transporter permease, giving the protein MAIADAKLRRRPQLRPRRGRSTPYLLIAPSVLLMIGFLVYPILSVLWYSLQTYNVTQPWDNGFAGLENFRTLLFEDPVFWQSLGFSVRWVLVEVSLQLVFGLALALIVNETFIGRGLARALVFSPWAVSGVLTTGIWVLLYNPTTGIFRYLADIGIGSYDTAVLADTGSVFWAVVVAELWRGVPFFAILILADLQSASPELYEAASVDGAGRIRRFWHITLPHLRDAIILSTLLRAVWEFNNVDLLYTLTGGGPAGVTTTLPLYVAQKATQSHEFGYGSALTTVGFVILLFFSILYLRLSRFGGNR; this is encoded by the coding sequence GTGGCCATCGCGGACGCGAAGCTGCGCCGGCGCCCGCAGCTCAGGCCGAGGCGCGGGCGGAGCACGCCGTACCTGCTCATCGCCCCCTCGGTCCTGCTGATGATCGGGTTCCTCGTCTACCCGATCCTGAGCGTGCTCTGGTACAGCCTGCAGACCTACAACGTCACCCAACCGTGGGACAACGGCTTCGCCGGACTGGAGAACTTCCGAACCCTGCTGTTCGAGGATCCGGTCTTCTGGCAGAGCCTCGGCTTCAGCGTCCGATGGGTCCTCGTCGAGGTCTCGCTCCAGCTGGTCTTCGGCCTGGCCCTGGCGCTGATCGTCAACGAGACCTTCATCGGCCGCGGCCTGGCCCGCGCGCTGGTCTTCTCCCCGTGGGCCGTCTCCGGCGTGCTCACCACCGGCATCTGGGTGCTCCTGTACAACCCCACCACCGGCATCTTCCGCTACCTGGCGGACATCGGCATCGGCAGCTACGACACCGCGGTGCTGGCCGACACCGGCTCGGTGTTCTGGGCCGTGGTGGTCGCCGAGCTGTGGCGCGGCGTCCCCTTCTTCGCCATCCTCATCCTCGCCGACCTGCAGAGCGCCTCCCCCGAGCTGTACGAGGCCGCCTCCGTCGACGGCGCCGGACGGATCCGCCGCTTCTGGCACATCACCCTGCCGCACCTGCGGGACGCCATCATCCTGTCCACGCTGCTGCGCGCGGTGTGGGAGTTCAACAACGTCGACCTGCTCTACACCCTCACCGGTGGCGGACCGGCCGGCGTCACCACCACCCTGCCGCTGTACGTGGCGCAGAAGGCCACGCAGTCCCACGAGTTCGGCTACGGCTCGGCACTGACCACCGTCGGCTTCGTGATCCTGCTCTTCTTCTCCATCCTCTACCTGCGGCTGAGCCGGTTCGGAGGCAACCGCTGA
- a CDS encoding NAD(P)/FAD-dependent oxidoreductase, giving the protein MARPRIVVVGGGFAGLQCLRRLERRLRPTEAELVLVSPFSYMLYLPLLPHVAAGVVTPQSIAVSLRRMLVRTRIVPGGAVGIDLKARAVVVRTITGQMQVEHYDRLVVAPGSVTRAFDIPGLTQYGRGMKTLAQAVYLRDHVLAQLELAANSTDRAEQAARCQFVVVGGGYAGAETAACLQRLTTAALEKYPRLDPSLVNWTLVDVAPKIMPELGENLGRSALRLLRERGIEVALETGVAEVTDDTVRLTDGRTLPCRTLIWTAGVTPSPLVGTMDVETVRGRVAVGADLAVPGQQGVFALGDAASVPDLVKGDGAVCPPTAQHAQRQGKVVAENVVASLHGDPMREYRHKDLGLVVDLGGAEAVSNPLGREMTGLPAQLVARGYHLMALPSVPARYRTLANWMLNLTAGDDFVRMGFLATRQGSLVDFEHTDQYLSKDEVHAQVEALDARIGG; this is encoded by the coding sequence ATGGCGCGTCCCAGGATCGTCGTGGTCGGTGGCGGATTCGCCGGCCTGCAGTGCCTGCGTCGGCTGGAGCGCCGGCTGAGGCCGACCGAAGCCGAACTGGTGCTGGTCTCACCCTTCAGTTACATGCTGTACCTCCCGCTCCTCCCGCATGTCGCGGCCGGGGTGGTCACCCCCCAGTCCATCGCCGTCTCGCTGCGCCGGATGCTGGTCCGCACCCGGATCGTCCCCGGCGGCGCGGTCGGCATCGATCTGAAGGCCCGGGCGGTGGTGGTGCGCACCATCACCGGCCAGATGCAGGTGGAGCACTACGACCGCCTGGTGGTCGCGCCGGGCAGTGTGACCCGTGCCTTCGACATCCCCGGGCTGACGCAGTACGGGCGGGGCATGAAGACGCTGGCGCAGGCGGTCTACCTGCGTGACCACGTCCTCGCCCAGCTGGAGCTCGCGGCCAACTCCACGGACCGCGCGGAGCAGGCCGCGCGCTGCCAGTTCGTCGTGGTGGGGGGCGGATACGCGGGCGCGGAGACCGCGGCCTGCCTGCAGCGGCTCACCACCGCGGCGCTGGAGAAGTACCCGCGGCTGGATCCCAGCCTGGTGAACTGGACCCTGGTGGACGTCGCGCCGAAGATCATGCCGGAGCTGGGGGAGAACCTCGGCCGCAGCGCGTTGCGGCTGCTGCGCGAGCGCGGCATCGAGGTGGCGCTGGAGACGGGTGTGGCGGAGGTGACGGACGACACCGTCCGGCTCACCGACGGCCGTACGCTGCCCTGTCGCACCCTGATCTGGACGGCCGGGGTCACGCCGAGCCCCCTGGTGGGGACGATGGACGTGGAGACGGTGCGCGGCCGGGTGGCGGTCGGCGCCGATCTGGCGGTCCCCGGCCAGCAGGGGGTGTTCGCCCTGGGCGACGCGGCCTCCGTCCCGGACCTGGTCAAGGGTGACGGCGCGGTGTGTCCGCCGACCGCCCAGCACGCCCAGCGGCAGGGCAAGGTGGTGGCGGAGAACGTGGTGGCCTCGTTGCACGGGGATCCCATGCGCGAGTACCGGCACAAGGACCTCGGACTGGTGGTGGACCTGGGCGGCGCGGAGGCGGTGTCCAACCCGCTGGGGCGGGAGATGACCGGGCTGCCGGCCCAGCTGGTGGCGCGCGGTTACCACCTCATGGCGCTGCCGTCGGTGCCGGCGCGCTACCGGACGCTGGCGAACTGGATGCTGAACCTCACGGCGGGTGACGACTTTGTCCGGATGGGTTTCCTCGCCACCCGCCAGGGCAGCCTGGTGGACTTCGAGCACACCGACCAGTACCTGAGCAAGGACGAGGTGCACGCGCAGGTGGAGGCGCTGGACGCGCGGATCGGCGGCTAG